The following proteins are co-located in the Paenibacillus sp. JNUCC32 genome:
- the galE gene encoding UDP-glucose 4-epimerase GalE, whose translation MAILVTGGAGYIGSHTVAELLEQGEDVVVIDSLETGHREALLGGKLYVGDLRDKALLKQLFSDNDIDAVIHFAANSLVGESMKDPVKYYDNNVYGTLCLLEAMNEAGVRKIVFSSTAATYGEPEKVPIEETDRTQPTNVYGETKLMMERMMSWFDTVLGVKYVSLRYFNAAGSHASGKIGEDHRPESHLIPLVLQTALKQRASISVFGDDYATPDGTCVRDYIHVSDLANAHLRAVEYLRRGESSNVFNLGNGLGFSVKEVIETSKRVTGADIPVVMEARRAGDPAVLVASSDKARTVLGWTPSRTTLEEIIESAWKWHSSRPDGYGDN comes from the coding sequence ATGGCTATTTTAGTGACCGGCGGAGCAGGTTATATCGGTTCACATACCGTGGCGGAGCTGCTGGAGCAAGGGGAAGACGTTGTAGTCATCGACAGCCTGGAGACGGGTCATCGCGAAGCGCTGCTGGGCGGAAAGCTGTATGTCGGCGATCTGCGCGACAAGGCGCTGCTGAAGCAGCTGTTCTCGGACAACGATATTGATGCCGTTATCCATTTTGCCGCGAATTCTCTGGTCGGCGAGAGCATGAAGGATCCGGTGAAATATTACGATAACAACGTGTACGGCACGCTGTGCCTGCTGGAAGCCATGAATGAGGCGGGCGTTCGAAAGATCGTCTTCTCTTCAACGGCCGCGACCTACGGTGAGCCCGAGAAGGTGCCGATCGAGGAAACGGACCGGACCCAGCCGACGAACGTGTACGGGGAAACCAAGCTGATGATGGAACGGATGATGTCCTGGTTCGATACCGTGCTCGGGGTGAAGTATGTCTCCCTTCGTTACTTCAACGCGGCCGGCTCGCATGCCAGCGGCAAGATCGGCGAGGATCACCGGCCGGAGAGCCACTTGATTCCGCTCGTTCTGCAAACCGCTTTGAAGCAGCGCGCCAGCATCTCGGTGTTTGGCGACGATTACGCAACTCCCGATGGCACGTGCGTCCGCGATTACATTCACGTCAGCGATCTGGCGAATGCGCATCTGCGCGCGGTTGAATACCTTCGTCGCGGCGAGTCCAGCAATGTGTTCAATCTCGGCAACGGGCTCGGGTTCTCGGTCAAGGAAGTGATCGAGACATCGAAGCGGGTGACGGGTGCCGACATTCCGGTTGTCATGGAAGCCCGCCGTGCGGGTGACCCTGCGGTATTGGTGGCGTCTTCGGACAAAGCGCGCACGGTTCTCGGATGGACGCCGTCCAGAACGACGCTGGAGGAAATTATCGAGAGCGCATGGAAGTGGCACAGCAGTCGTCCGGACGGTTACGGCGACAATTAA